From the genome of Brevibacterium sp. JSBI002, one region includes:
- a CDS encoding alanine/glycine:cation symporter family protein: MNDLQISAAPVSPVDGAINSWFDPIATWFGSIIFFPISIGEISFPFVVLWLIFAAAVFTVYFGFIQARGAKLSLEIIRGKFSSKSDPGEVSHFQALASALSGTVGLGNIAGVGVAIALGGPGATFWMIVAGLLGMCTKFVECTLGVKYREIDENGVVHGGPFKYLPVAFRRFSKPVATVLTGLFAIAILIFGVVGGGMFQANQTFAQVRTATGGDDGFLAGPFASLVFGIIFAALVALVILGGIRSIAKVTDKLVPGMAIFYVISCLLVLGLNFSNIPNAIGEIFAGAFNPQGVAGGIVGVMIIGFQRSAFSNEAGIGSAAIAHSAVKTRRPISEGFVALLEPFIDTVIVCTMTALTIIVANQASYREDLGAGEIGGVALTSDAFSTVASWYPILLAIAVALFAFSTLITWAYYGEQAWSYLFGNAKASVTVFRTLVCLFVVVGCVATFSKVVEFADAALFMCAFINILGLYLLMPVVKKEMKKYLADRKAGTLNDPDTTDAVPVDQHA, encoded by the coding sequence ATGAATGATCTTCAGATTTCAGCAGCGCCGGTGTCCCCGGTCGACGGTGCCATCAATTCCTGGTTCGATCCGATCGCGACATGGTTCGGCAGTATCATCTTCTTTCCGATCTCCATCGGAGAGATCTCTTTTCCATTCGTCGTCCTGTGGCTGATCTTTGCGGCGGCGGTCTTCACGGTCTACTTCGGCTTCATCCAAGCTCGAGGAGCCAAGCTGTCGCTCGAGATCATCCGTGGAAAATTCTCCTCGAAGTCCGATCCGGGTGAGGTCAGCCACTTCCAGGCACTGGCCTCTGCGCTGTCGGGCACCGTCGGTCTCGGCAATATCGCCGGTGTCGGAGTGGCCATCGCACTCGGCGGACCTGGAGCGACCTTCTGGATGATCGTGGCCGGACTTCTGGGTATGTGCACGAAGTTCGTCGAATGCACTCTCGGAGTGAAGTACCGCGAGATCGACGAGAACGGTGTGGTTCACGGTGGCCCGTTCAAGTACCTCCCGGTTGCCTTCCGCCGTTTCTCCAAGCCGGTGGCAACGGTGCTCACCGGACTGTTCGCCATCGCCATCCTCATCTTCGGCGTCGTCGGCGGCGGAATGTTCCAGGCCAACCAGACCTTCGCCCAGGTCCGCACCGCCACCGGCGGCGATGACGGATTCCTGGCCGGCCCCTTCGCCTCGCTCGTCTTCGGAATCATCTTCGCGGCACTCGTCGCCCTGGTCATCCTCGGCGGCATCCGCTCCATCGCCAAGGTCACCGACAAACTCGTACCCGGAATGGCCATCTTCTATGTCATCTCGTGCCTCCTCGTGTTGGGGCTCAACTTCTCGAACATCCCCAATGCGATCGGCGAGATCTTCGCCGGCGCGTTCAACCCGCAGGGTGTGGCCGGCGGCATCGTCGGAGTCATGATCATCGGCTTCCAGCGTTCGGCCTTCTCGAATGAGGCAGGAATCGGATCAGCTGCGATCGCTCACTCGGCGGTCAAGACGCGTCGTCCCATCTCCGAGGGATTCGTTGCACTCCTCGAACCCTTCATCGACACTGTCATCGTCTGCACGATGACGGCACTGACGATCATCGTCGCCAACCAGGCGTCGTACCGGGAGGATCTGGGTGCCGGTGAGATCGGTGGAGTGGCACTGACTTCGGATGCCTTCTCCACGGTCGCCTCGTGGTACCCGATCCTGCTGGCCATCGCCGTCGCACTGTTCGCCTTCTCAACCCTCATCACGTGGGCGTACTACGGTGAGCAGGCATGGAGCTACCTGTTCGGCAACGCGAAGGCCAGTGTCACGGTTTTCCGCACGCTGGTCTGCCTCTTCGTCGTCGTCGGCTGTGTGGCGACCTTCTCCAAGGTCGTCGAGTTCGCGGATGCGGCCCTGTTCATGTGTGCCTTCATCAACATCCTCGGCCTCTACCTGCTCATGCCGGTGGTCAAGAAGGAGATGAAGAAGTATCTCGCCGATCGCAAGGCCGGGACTCTGAACGACCCGGACACCACCGACGCTGTCCCGGTCGACCAGCACGCCTGA
- a CDS encoding chorismate mutase, translating into MDENSDDRTRAVDRLQELRGSIDNIDASLVHLLAERFKLTERVGELKADHGLPPADESREARQVARLRELAEESHLDPEFAEKFLAFIVAEVIRRHEGIAESRES; encoded by the coding sequence GTGGATGAGAACAGTGACGACAGAACACGCGCAGTCGACCGGCTGCAGGAGCTGCGAGGCAGCATCGACAACATCGATGCCTCCCTCGTTCACCTCCTCGCCGAACGCTTCAAACTCACCGAGCGAGTCGGCGAACTCAAAGCTGACCATGGTCTGCCCCCGGCCGACGAGTCTCGGGAAGCCAGGCAGGTCGCCCGGCTGCGAGAACTCGCCGAGGAGTCCCATCTCGATCCGGAGTTCGCCGAGAAGTTCCTGGCGTTCATCGTCGCCGAGGTCATCCGCCGGCACGAGGGCATCGCGGAGTCACGCGAAAGCTGA